From the Terriglobia bacterium genome, one window contains:
- a CDS encoding DUF2207 domain-containing protein, translating to MSGNANMQSISVARVFDPGSRVKDPRHTGRWLRRATLLVILLCCLCSPALARNWRIADFHSTVAIDDHGGVSVSERITLVFVGQYNGIWRSIPVEYPGPGGTNYSLFLKVESVTDENERPLKYEISRDGPYKKVKIYIPGAVDTSKTVLISYSTPNAVRYFDDHDEFYWNVTGNDWPVPIDHSSALVSLPAAAAGGLRAQAFTGAYGSTSREATADVRGSHVEFETTNPLPMRGGLTVDVFIPKGILHRPGPLTRLGWFLRSNPVVLLPLWTLLVMFTLWYYKGRDPDPGRSVAPQYEPPKDITPAEAGTLLDDRLDPRDITSTVVDLAVRGFLKIEQVETPGLLFHGKDYVLHLLKPNSQWGDLAPFERVMLENIFWGGENTNLSSLKNRFYTAIPVIQQDIFSALKRKGMYWLDPQSAAGYSVLGVIVSSAPFVIGQVAGAMNLFESGWLAALSIAVAVVIVWLFARQMTCKTVLGARTRIEILGFQEFMDRVDRDRIQRMPPDTFEKYLPYAMALGVEHHWAQAFAGIVQQPPSWYSGPTGGGMFNPVFFSSNMHSMAQTAHEAFVAAPRASSTGSGWGGGGGGGGGFSGGGFGGGGGGAF from the coding sequence ATGAGCGGCAACGCCAACATGCAATCAATCAGTGTGGCTCGGGTCTTCGACCCGGGTTCGCGGGTCAAAGACCCGCGCCACACCGGCCGGTGGCTGCGCCGTGCGACTTTGCTGGTCATATTGCTGTGTTGCCTCTGCTCTCCCGCCCTGGCCCGCAACTGGCGCATCGCCGACTTCCATTCCACGGTTGCGATTGACGACCACGGCGGCGTCAGCGTCAGCGAGCGCATCACACTGGTCTTTGTGGGGCAGTACAACGGCATCTGGCGCAGCATTCCGGTCGAGTACCCCGGCCCGGGCGGCACCAATTACTCGCTCTTCTTGAAAGTCGAAAGTGTCACCGACGAGAACGAGCGTCCGCTGAAGTACGAGATCAGCCGCGACGGTCCCTACAAGAAGGTCAAGATCTACATTCCCGGCGCGGTGGACACCAGCAAGACCGTCCTCATCAGCTACAGCACGCCCAACGCCGTCCGCTACTTCGACGATCACGACGAGTTCTACTGGAACGTGACCGGCAATGACTGGCCGGTTCCGATCGATCACTCTTCCGCCCTCGTCTCGCTCCCCGCCGCCGCCGCCGGAGGCCTGCGCGCGCAAGCCTTTACCGGCGCCTACGGTTCCACCAGCCGGGAGGCCACCGCCGATGTGCGAGGCTCGCACGTCGAATTCGAAACCACCAACCCGCTGCCCATGCGCGGCGGCCTGACGGTGGATGTATTCATCCCCAAGGGCATCCTGCATCGGCCCGGCCCGCTCACTCGCCTGGGCTGGTTCCTGCGCAGCAATCCCGTGGTCTTGCTGCCGCTGTGGACATTGCTGGTGATGTTCACGCTCTGGTACTACAAGGGCCGCGACCCCGATCCCGGCCGCTCCGTCGCTCCCCAGTACGAGCCGCCGAAGGACATCACGCCGGCGGAAGCGGGCACCCTGCTCGACGACCGCCTCGATCCACGCGACATCACCTCCACCGTGGTTGACCTGGCCGTCCGCGGCTTCCTCAAGATTGAGCAGGTCGAGACACCCGGTTTGCTGTTTCACGGCAAGGACTATGTCCTCCACCTGTTGAAGCCCAACTCGCAATGGGGAGACCTGGCGCCGTTTGAGCGCGTCATGCTGGAAAATATTTTCTGGGGCGGGGAAAACACCAACCTGTCCAGTCTGAAAAACCGCTTCTACACCGCGATTCCCGTTATCCAGCAGGACATCTTCTCGGCTCTAAAGCGCAAGGGAATGTACTGGCTCGATCCGCAATCGGCGGCCGGATATTCCGTTCTCGGCGTCATCGTCAGCTCCGCCCCGTTTGTCATCGGCCAGGTTGCCGGCGCCATGAACTTGTTCGAATCGGGATGGCTGGCGGCGCTTTCCATCGCCGTGGCTGTCGTCATCGTCTGGTTATTCGCCCGCCAGATGACCTGCAAGACCGTGCTCGGCGCGCGCACCCGCATCGAAATCCTCGGCTTCCAGGAGTTCATGGACCGCGTGGATCGCGACCGCATCCAGCGCATGCCGCCCGATACCTTCGAAAAGTATCTGCCGTACGCGATGGCCCTCGGCGTCGAGCATCACTGGGCGCAGGCGTTCGCCGGCATCGTGCAACAGCCGCCGAGCTGGTACTCCGGCCCGACCGGCGGCGGCATGTTCAATCCCGTGTTCTTCTCCAGCAACATGCATAGCATGGCACAGACCGCGCATGAAGCCTTCGTGGCCGCGCCGCGCGCCAGTTCCACCGGATCCGGCTGGGGCGGAGGGGGAGGCGGGGGAGGCGGATTCTCCGGCGGCGGCTTTGGCGGGGGAGGCGGCGGCGCTTTTTAG
- a CDS encoding PilZ domain-containing protein codes for MPDARTGRRFPLTLPVKIKGGNSRRSQAATTNNLSAAGVFISTDLPFRKGSKLNFQITLPAPVIGSKSDVEVKCSGRVIRVDTPTRGQRRGVACVIDCYQFVPQRKSREAK; via the coding sequence TTGCCCGACGCGCGCACCGGCCGACGCTTTCCCCTGACCCTGCCAGTCAAGATCAAGGGCGGCAATTCGCGCCGTTCGCAGGCTGCCACCACCAACAACCTGAGCGCCGCCGGCGTCTTTATCAGCACCGACCTGCCGTTCCGGAAGGGCTCGAAGCTCAATTTTCAGATTACCCTGCCCGCGCCCGTCATCGGCTCCAAGAGCGACGTGGAAGTCAAGTGCTCCGGGCGCGTGATACGCGTGGACACGCCGACGCGCGGACAACGCCGGGGTGTGGCTTGCGTGATCGATTGTTACCAGTTCGTGCCGCAGCGCAAGTCGCGGGAGGCCAAGTAA
- a CDS encoding helix-turn-helix domain-containing protein, with translation MAGTPEHENLLERLDRMDHAITAQALASLLGLSPITIYKLAARGDLPSLRIATCVRFDPRQVARYLRGER, from the coding sequence ATGGCAGGCACACCAGAACATGAAAATCTCCTAGAGCGCCTCGATCGAATGGATCACGCCATAACGGCGCAGGCTCTCGCCTCCCTGCTCGGACTAAGCCCGATCACTATTTACAAACTTGCTGCTCGCGGCGATCTTCCATCGCTTCGAATAGCGACATGCGTCCGGTTTGATCCGCGGCAGGTTGCGCGCTATCTCCGAGGCGAGCGATGA
- a CDS encoding LemA family protein, with the protein MGLIILVGVVVVIAGILIGLYNSLVQLKIRADSAWSDIDVQLKRRHDLIPNLVETVKGYAAHEKSTFENIAKWRSAAMSATAPAERAQAEGQLTMALKSLFAVAEAYPQLRANENFMSLQKSLADIENDVQNSRRYYNAVVRDYNTRIQTFPANMFAGAFGFQARQFFELETPADREVPSVKF; encoded by the coding sequence ATGGGCCTGATCATCCTGGTTGGCGTTGTCGTAGTCATCGCCGGCATCCTCATCGGCCTTTACAACAGCCTGGTGCAACTGAAAATCCGCGCCGACTCGGCCTGGTCCGACATTGACGTGCAGCTCAAGCGCCGGCACGACCTGATTCCCAACCTGGTCGAGACCGTGAAGGGCTACGCCGCGCACGAGAAGAGCACGTTCGAGAACATCGCCAAGTGGCGTTCGGCGGCGATGTCGGCTACCGCGCCGGCGGAACGCGCCCAGGCGGAAGGCCAGCTCACCATGGCGCTGAAGTCGCTGTTCGCCGTCGCCGAGGCCTACCCGCAACTCCGCGCCAACGAGAACTTCATGTCGCTGCAGAAGTCGCTGGCCGACATTGAAAACGACGTGCAGAACTCGCGCCGCTACTACAATGCCGTGGTGCGCGACTACAACACCCGCATCCAGACATTTCCGGCCAACATGTTTGCCGGCGCTTTCGGCTTCCAGGCACGCCAGTTCTTCGAGCTGGAAACGCCGGCGGACCGCGAAGTCCCCAGCGTGAAGTTCTGA
- a CDS encoding alkaline phosphatase family protein yields the protein MKFSVGKICATLLLLLLVTGAAFASAYNANPKLVVIVIIDQFRPDFLDRAHDQLGPSGFRLLTERGAYFPGCYYDYANTETAPGHATLFTGAYSNAHGIAANQWWDARAKRMVSSVFDNNTRLVGVEGAGASPHNLLSDTIGDELKLATDGKARVFTISLKDRAAILPAGFAANGAFWIDHPSGAWISSTFYMQQLPAWAQKFNAAGKADAYWNREWKDAGGNVLRKTTRQAPPDFYETVGATPFANDYELDFARELITQEKLGEGPATDLLSISLSAPDILGHKLGPNSPEVKAMVLALDRQLADFFSFLGQRVGLANVWIVLSADHGISPVPAYASNFRLPAEMLNSEKLKSDLNAAIATRLKRPGDYIEGRDGANVFISESAFAAAGMNNEAEAEHVVGEALVQLGLRSYITRAQLAAGNVPNDDAGRQLLHSYSSYGGWSVIAIAPPFTFPWDSRTGTTHGSWYRYDQHVPLAFFGVPFQAGVYRGRCEPVDMAATLASLLGVNPPNRAAGRVLTEALRRESAR from the coding sequence ATGAAATTTTCCGTCGGAAAAATCTGCGCGACCCTGCTGCTGCTCCTGCTGGTGACCGGCGCGGCGTTCGCCAGCGCTTACAACGCGAACCCCAAGCTGGTGGTGATCGTCATCATTGATCAGTTCCGCCCCGATTTTCTGGATCGCGCCCACGATCAGCTTGGCCCATCCGGTTTTCGCCTGCTCACCGAGCGCGGCGCGTATTTTCCCGGCTGCTACTACGACTACGCCAACACCGAGACCGCGCCCGGGCATGCGACACTGTTCACCGGCGCCTACAGCAACGCCCACGGCATCGCCGCCAACCAATGGTGGGACGCGCGTGCCAAGCGCATGGTGAGCTCGGTGTTCGACAACAACACGCGCCTGGTGGGCGTGGAGGGCGCGGGCGCGTCGCCGCATAACCTGCTCAGCGATACGATCGGCGACGAATTGAAACTGGCGACCGATGGCAAGGCGCGCGTGTTCACCATTTCTCTCAAGGACCGCGCGGCGATCCTGCCGGCGGGTTTCGCCGCCAACGGAGCCTTCTGGATCGATCACCCGAGCGGCGCGTGGATCAGCTCGACGTTCTACATGCAGCAGCTTCCGGCCTGGGCGCAGAAGTTCAATGCGGCGGGGAAAGCGGACGCGTACTGGAACCGCGAGTGGAAGGATGCAGGCGGCAACGTGCTGCGCAAGACGACGCGCCAGGCGCCGCCGGATTTTTACGAGACGGTGGGCGCCACACCGTTCGCCAACGATTACGAATTGGACTTCGCGCGCGAGCTCATTACGCAAGAGAAGCTGGGTGAAGGGCCGGCGACGGACCTGCTTTCGATCAGCCTGTCGGCGCCCGACATACTCGGCCATAAGCTCGGCCCGAATTCACCGGAAGTGAAAGCCATGGTGCTGGCGCTGGACCGCCAGCTCGCGGATTTCTTCAGCTTCCTTGGCCAGCGCGTCGGGCTCGCCAATGTGTGGATTGTATTATCGGCGGATCACGGCATTTCTCCGGTTCCCGCGTACGCGAGCAATTTCCGCTTGCCGGCGGAAATGCTGAATTCGGAAAAGCTGAAGTCCGACCTGAACGCGGCCATCGCAACCCGGCTCAAGCGGCCGGGTGACTACATTGAGGGCCGCGACGGTGCGAACGTATTCATCTCGGAAAGCGCCTTTGCCGCCGCGGGCATGAACAACGAAGCCGAGGCCGAGCACGTGGTCGGCGAGGCGCTGGTTCAACTCGGCCTTCGGTCGTACATCACGCGCGCGCAGCTGGCCGCCGGCAACGTCCCCAACGACGACGCCGGCCGGCAGTTGCTGCACAGCTATTCCTCGTATGGCGGCTGGTCCGTGATCGCGATCGCGCCGCCGTTCACCTTTCCCTGGGATTCGCGCACCGGCACGACGCACGGCTCCTGGTACCGCTACGACCAGCATGTGCCGCTGGCGTTTTTCGGCGTTCCCTTCCAGGCGGGCGTTTACCGCGGGCGCTGCGAGCCGGTGGACATGGCCGCGACGCTGGCTTCGCTGCTCGGCGTCAATCCTCCGAACCGTGCCGCCGGACGCGTGCTGACCGAGGCGCTCCGCCGGGAGAGTGCGCGATGA
- a CDS encoding glycosyltransferase, with protein MAKPIFYDPQHKRWKRLRRLMDVLGLAVSLLIVFFLVSALSGVSLTTLLLPEQHRPYKALKEKERKRPKARAVTTKSKKPPTELVLNSGDGVRAAFYVTWDAAAYSSLREYVRQIDILYPEWLHVLTPDGRIQAVDPELKLFNVVQGAAVHSPDSKERPVMKFLKDENAETEVLPLVNNFDPTKNQWVSNIEPFLTSPEARAGFRREAATLLASDNYKGLTLDFEGFPRSAQPGFRQLVDELHADFQAKGMKLHIAVPINDDDFDYAYLAAHSDGLILMNYDEHFQGGDPGPIASQDWFTKNLVDALKVIPKDKLICAIGSYGYDWSLVEQKKGKPKVDSARSIDNQEAWLSSSDSEAPITFDPDSLNPHFAYEDEKGKRHDVWFLDGVTALNQMRAAVKLGINTFALWRLGSEDRSLWPVFDLPGTVGVVQDLRLVPPGQDVDMEGAGEVIRIGNQPSSGERTFTLDPTTGLITDEKMTVLPRPYQLDQYGANPKQIVLTFDDGPDPDWTPKILDVLKQKNVKAAFFLIGLQAEKYPNLAQRIYAEGHEIGNHTFTHPDISNIRKSYMRVELNLAERLFASRLGVKPLLFRPPYSIDQEPDTADQVRPLEIAQQMGYITVGDKIDPHDWQDHPAAEIASDVMAHLPPCDPDDQRCGNIVLLHDGGGNRGQTVRALPMIIDGLRQRGYQIVPVSQLLGKPYDEVMVPLAPNERWSARIDNFGFLLFGLIGSAIVIIFFLGDVLMSARLFLVGALAIFDRFRHRIRQRDRAQIEAAQAYKPAVAVVIPAFNEEKVIERTVRAALDSDYPKLRVIVVDDGSDDRTLEVTQKAFAAEIRSGRVTVLTKPNSGKAEALNYGLEFVHEEIFVGIDADTVIARDAISRLVPPFLDARVGAIAGNAKVGNRVNWWTRWQALEYVTSQNFERRALNVLGAVSVVPGAIGAWRTAAVRDAGGFHVDTVAEDADLTMALLQRGFRVEYEDRALAYTEAPMNARGLMRQRFRWSFGIMQSVYKHRAAFGRKGVLGWVALPNIVIFQILLPLVSPFIDIMFVFGALEYAVDRYFHPETADFRSFEKLVTYFAMFLIIDFIASALAFALERRTADNREDFTLLLHVWLQRFAYRQLFSIVLIRTLKRAMTGNAFNWDKLERTAAMSYAKVGSR; from the coding sequence ATGGCCAAGCCGATTTTTTACGACCCGCAGCACAAACGGTGGAAACGTCTCCGCCGGCTGATGGACGTGTTGGGCCTGGCCGTTTCGCTGCTGATCGTTTTCTTCCTGGTGAGCGCGCTCAGCGGCGTCAGCCTGACCACGCTGCTGCTGCCGGAACAGCACCGTCCTTACAAGGCTCTGAAAGAGAAAGAGCGTAAGCGCCCCAAGGCACGCGCAGTCACCACCAAATCGAAGAAGCCTCCCACCGAACTGGTGCTGAATTCCGGCGACGGCGTGCGCGCCGCGTTTTACGTTACCTGGGACGCCGCTGCTTATTCCTCGCTTCGCGAGTACGTCCGCCAGATCGACATTCTCTATCCCGAATGGCTGCACGTGCTCACCCCCGATGGGCGCATCCAGGCGGTGGACCCGGAACTGAAGTTGTTCAACGTGGTGCAGGGCGCCGCGGTTCATAGTCCCGACAGCAAAGAGCGGCCGGTCATGAAGTTTCTGAAGGACGAAAACGCCGAGACCGAGGTGCTGCCGCTGGTCAACAACTTCGATCCCACGAAGAACCAGTGGGTCTCGAATATTGAGCCGTTCCTGACCAGCCCCGAGGCGCGCGCCGGTTTTCGACGCGAAGCCGCGACCTTGCTCGCCAGCGATAACTACAAGGGACTCACGCTGGATTTTGAAGGCTTCCCGCGTTCTGCGCAGCCCGGCTTCCGCCAACTGGTGGATGAACTGCACGCCGACTTTCAGGCCAAGGGCATGAAGTTACACATCGCCGTCCCGATCAACGACGACGATTTCGACTACGCGTACCTGGCCGCCCACTCCGACGGCCTCATCCTGATGAATTACGACGAGCACTTCCAGGGCGGCGATCCCGGGCCGATCGCCTCGCAGGATTGGTTCACCAAGAACCTGGTGGATGCGCTGAAGGTCATTCCCAAGGACAAACTCATCTGCGCCATCGGCAGCTACGGTTACGACTGGTCGCTGGTCGAGCAAAAGAAGGGGAAGCCGAAAGTTGACAGCGCGCGCAGCATTGACAACCAGGAAGCCTGGCTCAGCTCCTCCGACTCCGAAGCTCCGATCACCTTCGATCCCGACAGTCTGAACCCGCATTTCGCGTACGAGGACGAAAAAGGCAAGCGTCACGACGTGTGGTTCCTCGATGGCGTCACCGCGCTCAACCAGATGCGCGCCGCCGTCAAACTGGGTATCAACACTTTCGCCCTGTGGCGGCTCGGTTCAGAGGACCGTTCGCTCTGGCCGGTATTCGACCTGCCCGGCACAGTCGGCGTGGTGCAGGACCTCCGCCTGGTGCCTCCGGGGCAGGACGTGGACATGGAAGGCGCCGGCGAGGTGATCCGCATTGGCAATCAGCCGTCTTCCGGCGAACGGACCTTTACCCTGGATCCCACCACCGGCCTCATCACCGACGAAAAGATGACGGTGTTGCCGCGGCCCTACCAGCTCGATCAGTACGGCGCGAATCCCAAGCAGATAGTCCTGACCTTCGACGACGGGCCCGATCCTGACTGGACGCCCAAAATCCTCGACGTGCTGAAGCAAAAGAACGTTAAGGCGGCGTTTTTCCTCATCGGATTGCAGGCGGAGAAGTACCCCAATCTCGCGCAGCGCATTTACGCCGAAGGCCACGAGATCGGCAACCATACCTTTACCCATCCCGACATCAGCAACATCCGCAAATCGTATATGCGCGTGGAGCTGAACCTGGCCGAGCGGCTCTTCGCCAGCCGCTTGGGCGTCAAGCCGCTGCTGTTCCGGCCGCCTTATTCGATTGACCAGGAACCCGACACCGCGGACCAGGTGCGCCCGCTGGAGATCGCGCAGCAGATGGGATACATCACCGTGGGGGACAAGATCGATCCCCACGACTGGCAAGACCATCCGGCAGCGGAGATCGCGAGCGATGTCATGGCGCACCTGCCGCCCTGCGATCCCGACGACCAGCGCTGCGGCAACATCGTCCTGCTGCACGATGGCGGCGGCAACCGCGGCCAGACCGTGCGCGCGCTGCCCATGATCATTGACGGCCTGCGCCAGCGCGGTTACCAGATCGTCCCTGTGTCCCAACTTCTGGGCAAACCGTACGACGAAGTGATGGTTCCGCTGGCGCCGAACGAGCGCTGGTCGGCGCGCATTGACAACTTCGGTTTCCTGCTATTCGGTCTGATCGGCTCCGCCATCGTGATCATCTTCTTTCTCGGTGACGTGCTCATGTCGGCGCGGCTCTTCCTGGTCGGCGCGCTGGCCATCTTCGACCGCTTCCGTCACCGCATCCGCCAGCGTGACCGCGCGCAGATCGAGGCGGCGCAGGCCTACAAGCCGGCTGTTGCCGTGGTGATCCCGGCATTCAACGAGGAAAAGGTCATCGAGCGCACCGTCCGCGCCGCGCTCGATTCGGATTACCCCAAGCTGCGCGTCATCGTGGTGGACGACGGATCGGACGACCGCACCCTGGAAGTCACCCAGAAGGCCTTTGCCGCCGAAATCCGGAGCGGCAGGGTCACCGTGCTTACCAAACCGAACTCCGGCAAGGCCGAGGCGCTCAACTACGGGCTGGAATTCGTGCACGAAGAAATTTTCGTTGGCATTGACGCCGACACCGTGATCGCGCGCGACGCCATCTCCCGCCTGGTTCCGCCCTTCCTCGATGCCCGCGTCGGCGCCATCGCCGGCAACGCCAAGGTCGGCAACCGGGTCAACTGGTGGACGCGCTGGCAGGCGCTGGAGTACGTCACCAGCCAGAATTTCGAGCGCCGGGCGCTCAACGTGCTGGGCGCGGTCAGCGTTGTGCCCGGAGCGATCGGGGCGTGGCGGACCGCGGCCGTGCGCGATGCCGGCGGTTTCCACGTTGACACCGTCGCCGAAGACGCCGACCTCACCATGGCGCTGCTGCAGCGCGGCTTCCGCGTCGAGTACGAAGACCGCGCCCTCGCCTATACCGAGGCGCCGATGAACGCCCGCGGCTTAATGCGGCAGCGCTTCCGCTGGTCCTTCGGCATCATGCAGTCGGTGTACAAACACCGCGCCGCCTTTGGGCGCAAGGGCGTGCTGGGCTGGGTGGCACTGCCCAACATCGTCATTTTCCAGATCCTGCTGCCGCTGGTGTCCCCGTTCATCGACATTATGTTCGTCTTCGGCGCTCTCGAGTATGCTGTCGACCGCTACTTCCATCCCGAAACCGCCGACTTCCGCAGCTTCGAGAAGCTCGTCACCTACTTCGCGATGTTCCTGATCATTGACTTCATCGCTTCGGCGCTCGCCTTCGCGCTGGAACGCCGCACCGCCGACAACCGCGAGGACTTCACCCTCCTGCTCCATGTCTGGCTGCAACGCTTTGCCTACCGCCAACTGTTTTCGATTGTCCTGATCAGGACCCTGAAGCGAGCCATGACCGGCAACGCCTTCAATTGGGACAAGCTGGAGCGGACGGCAGCCATGTCGTATGCGAAGGTAGGTAGTCGGTAG
- a CDS encoding glycosyltransferase family 39 protein, whose protein sequence is MQNSTKTADDRSWRGLLRSHRRWFFWLTCAAFALRLLFVIRFPNLTPDGIVYGDLAKNWLLRHVYGLSGPSGPVPTYIRLPGYPAFLAGMWAVLGVEHYNAVRFAQVFIDVGTCFIIADLARRATAGAVHFSSRQAAKWAFALAALCPFHANYTAVPLTETLAIFFAAMALDFAVAARAWQQNTEEVSIGNWAGCGLAIAAGIYLRPDGGIVLIAIGGFLLLRLAGNPRQTMVAGVVLAICSLLPLAPWTARNWRAFRQFMPLAPIHANAPGEYYATGFERWMRTWLADYSSLEDIGFKMDDAVMDINALPDRAFDSAGERRATQEVFDRYNQTVTMTRELDAQFGQLARQRIRRKPFRYYVELPVLRILDLWLRPRTEMLPLDTHWWRFRDDPHDFAWSVTLAAINGMYIGLALLGAVGVWREIRYAGMLAGFVVLRTLIMTALAYPEPRYVLECYPVVIVFAAAMCASRQSSVFSRQSSGHMRIG, encoded by the coding sequence ATGCAGAATAGCACCAAAACGGCTGACGATCGGAGCTGGCGCGGGTTGTTGCGGTCGCACCGCCGGTGGTTCTTCTGGTTGACCTGCGCGGCCTTCGCCCTGCGGCTGCTCTTCGTGATTCGCTTTCCCAATCTGACGCCGGACGGCATTGTCTATGGCGATCTTGCCAAGAACTGGTTGCTGCGCCACGTGTATGGGCTCAGCGGGCCGAGTGGCCCCGTCCCCACCTACATTCGGCTGCCCGGTTACCCGGCATTTCTGGCGGGAATGTGGGCGGTGCTCGGGGTGGAGCATTACAACGCCGTCCGCTTTGCGCAGGTATTCATTGACGTAGGAACCTGCTTCATCATCGCGGACCTGGCGCGGCGCGCGACCGCCGGCGCGGTTCACTTCAGCTCACGGCAAGCGGCGAAATGGGCGTTTGCGCTGGCGGCCCTGTGCCCGTTTCACGCCAACTACACCGCTGTGCCCTTGACCGAAACGCTGGCTATCTTTTTCGCGGCGATGGCGCTTGATTTCGCGGTTGCCGCCCGAGCATGGCAGCAGAATACGGAAGAGGTCAGCATCGGCAACTGGGCTGGCTGCGGGCTGGCCATCGCCGCCGGCATTTACCTGCGCCCTGACGGCGGCATCGTCCTGATCGCGATCGGCGGATTCCTGCTCTTGCGGCTCGCAGGGAATCCGCGGCAGACGATGGTAGCGGGCGTGGTGCTGGCCATCTGTTCGCTGCTCCCGCTGGCGCCCTGGACGGCCCGCAACTGGCGCGCCTTCCGTCAATTCATGCCGCTGGCGCCCATTCATGCCAATGCACCGGGAGAGTACTACGCCACCGGCTTCGAACGCTGGATGCGCACCTGGCTGGCCGATTACTCCTCGCTGGAGGACATCGGTTTCAAAATGGACGACGCGGTGATGGACATCAACGCCCTGCCCGATCGCGCCTTCGACAGTGCCGGCGAGCGCCGCGCGACGCAGGAAGTGTTCGACCGCTACAACCAAACCGTGACCATGACACGCGAACTCGACGCGCAATTTGGGCAACTCGCTCGCCAGCGCATCCGACGCAAGCCCTTCCGCTACTACGTCGAGCTGCCGGTATTGCGCATTCTCGACCTCTGGCTGCGCCCGCGCACCGAGATGCTGCCGCTGGACACGCACTGGTGGAGGTTCCGCGACGATCCCCACGACTTCGCCTGGTCGGTGACGTTGGCGGCGATCAACGGCATGTACATCGGCCTCGCGTTGCTGGGAGCTGTCGGCGTCTGGCGGGAAATCCGCTACGCCGGGATGTTGGCCGGCTTCGTGGTCCTGCGCACCCTCATCATGACCGCGCTCGCCTATCCCGAGCCGCGCTACGTGCTGGAGTGCTACCCGGTGGTGATTGTCTTCGCCGCGGCGATGTGTGCGAGTCGTCAGTCCTCAGTCTTCAGTCGTCAGTCCTCTGGCCACATGCGGATTGGCTGA
- a CDS encoding response regulator transcription factor translates to MLKMVLADKQAIFRAGIAKVLGVEDEIRIVAQVQSSDQISMSLEKFRPNVLAFAGNLAPNLQELIGIATRTKTRLIILAETGENGHAYVNAGVHGVVYRNVTGPALLECVRKVARGETWIQPQTLAPEEAENDMVGARVRDRLTPKELRIVALIVQGYKNKDIAAELGTTEQVIKNYLRNIYDKIGVSDRLELALFTIHHRILAEAAAATGR, encoded by the coding sequence ATGCTCAAGATGGTCCTGGCCGATAAGCAGGCAATCTTCCGCGCCGGAATCGCCAAGGTGCTAGGCGTGGAAGATGAGATTCGTATCGTGGCGCAGGTGCAGTCCTCGGACCAGATTTCCATGTCGCTGGAAAAGTTTCGGCCCAACGTGCTCGCCTTTGCCGGCAACCTGGCTCCCAATCTGCAGGAGTTGATCGGCATCGCCACTCGCACCAAGACCCGCCTCATCATCCTCGCCGAGACCGGCGAGAACGGCCATGCCTACGTCAACGCCGGCGTGCACGGCGTCGTGTACCGCAACGTCACCGGCCCGGCTTTATTGGAGTGTGTCCGCAAGGTAGCTCGCGGCGAAACCTGGATCCAGCCGCAGACCCTGGCGCCGGAAGAGGCGGAGAACGACATGGTCGGCGCCCGCGTCCGCGACCGGCTCACGCCCAAGGAACTGCGCATCGTCGCCCTTATCGTGCAGGGCTACAAGAACAAGGACATCGCCGCCGAACTCGGCACCACCGAGCAGGTGATCAAGAACTACTTGCGCAATATCTACGACAAGATTGGCGTCTCCGACCGCTTGGAGCTGGCACTGTTCACCATCCACCACCGCATCCTCGCCGAGGCCGCCGCCGCTACGGGACGCTAA
- a CDS encoding outer membrane lipoprotein carrier protein LolA, whose amino-acid sequence MNRTILSLSLILMLLAAVVVAHVPIASAAQPQAKAAAGNLESVLAAMDRAADNFKTAEANFVWDQYSKVVNDHDLQKGTIYYRRASNGVEMASHITSPARKYVLFAGGKMDVYQPEIEQVTEYNAGKNKADFESFLVLGFGGRGHDLQKSFEVRFDGAENVDGVPAAKLTLTPKQVKVRNMFQQIILWIDPARGISVQQQLIEPSGDYRLAKYSDIKINQNIPNDIFKLKTSGKTKWVRPQSE is encoded by the coding sequence ATGAATCGCACGATCCTTTCGCTATCGCTGATCCTGATGCTGCTGGCGGCCGTCGTGGTCGCGCACGTCCCAATTGCTTCCGCAGCGCAACCGCAGGCCAAGGCGGCCGCGGGGAATCTCGAGTCCGTGCTGGCCGCCATGGACCGCGCCGCGGACAATTTCAAGACCGCCGAGGCCAATTTTGTCTGGGACCAGTATTCCAAAGTGGTGAACGACCACGACCTCCAGAAGGGCACCATCTACTATCGCCGGGCAAGCAATGGAGTGGAGATGGCCTCCCACATTACCTCGCCCGCCAGGAAGTACGTGCTCTTCGCCGGCGGCAAGATGGATGTCTACCAGCCCGAGATCGAGCAGGTCACGGAATACAACGCGGGCAAGAACAAGGCGGATTTTGAGAGCTTCCTTGTCCTGGGCTTTGGCGGACGCGGCCACGACCTGCAAAAATCCTTCGAGGTTCGCTTCGACGGCGCCGAGAACGTGGATGGCGTACCGGCGGCGAAGCTGACGCTCACGCCCAAGCAGGTGAAAGTCCGCAACATGTTCCAGCAGATCATTCTGTGGATCGATCCGGCGCGCGGTATCTCGGTGCAGCAACAGTTGATCGAGCCCAGCGGCGACTACCGCCTCGCCAAGTACAGCGACATCAAGATCAACCAGAACATCCCGAACGACATCTTCAAACTGAAGACCTCCGGCAAGACGAAGTGGGTGCGTCCGCAATCGGAATAG